GTTGACTTGGTTGAACTGGCGGATGTGGAAATGCGCCGAATTTCAGATTTAACCATGGAAGCACTGCATTTGGGTGCTCTTGATGGGGATGGAATCATTTATATCCATAAAATTGATTCTAAATACAACCTGCGTATGCAATCTCGCATCGGACGCCGCAATCCGCTTTACTCGACTGCAATTGGTAAAGTGTTGCTTGCCGAGCGTAACGAAGAGGAAGTGCGCCAAATTTTGGCTGATGTAGAGTTTACTCAATCCACCGAAAATACACATAGCGATGTAGATTCATTGTTGAAAGAGTTGCCTGTTGTTAAAGAGCAAGGTTTTGCTCAAGATAATGAAGAGCAGGAAGTTGGACTTCGTTGCCTAGCTGTACCCGTTTATGATCGTTTTAACCGTGTGGTTGCTGGCATGAGTGTTTCACTGCCAACCATTCGTTTTACTGAAGAAAAGCAGGTTGAGTATGTGCAAGAGCTGCACCAGGCTGCGGCACGTATTTCTGCGAAACTAGGGTGTGCTGAATACCCTTATTTAAGTCAAAAATAAGCACTAAACGCTTTATTGATGGTGACAAGAGCAGCTTCTGGCTGCTCTTGTACTTTTCCTTTCTATGACGCTTTATCGCATAAAATTCACGAATGAAAATTATGTTGATATTCATGGTTTTAATTCATCTTTGTTCTCCTGAGCGTTTGAACTTTCTGTGATAGATCTTGCATATCTTCAATCTATGCACCAAGTTTTAATGGTTGGCTAGGTGGCCCTCGTGTCATTTCTTTCAATTACTCTAAGACACGATCCCACCTGAAGAGGAACCGCAATTGAATGCATGAAAAACGGCAGGGGGAGTCATGACTCTAGGATTCAAAGCAAGAATTTATACCAGCGTGGTTATTCTAGTGACCATATCGCTGGTTATTCTAGGTACTATCAATATGTTATCTCTTAAGCGAGAGATGATTGATTCATTAACCACCGAAACACAAAACAAGCTCAACTATCATGTTTCTGAACTCGAATTTTGGGTAAAAAGTCGCTACGAAGCGGTATCTCGTGGTGCGAAACTGTTTAATCCGCAGCTTTCCGATGCAGATAACCTCAACCAAGTCCGTTTATTAGCTGAAGCAGCCCAAATCACCAATGTGATTGTGGCCTATGAAGATGGCCGTTCTTACATGTCGTTGGATAAAGAAGGGGGCATAACCAGCGATCGATTTAAATTTACTGAACGAGATTGGTATCAGCAGGCGAAAAGTCGTCGTAGCTCCTTTTTAACGGAAATTTACCAAGATCAGGTGACGGGTAAGAAAGTCATCAGTGCTGTCACTCCTATTGTGAATCAAGGCCGATTTGTTGGGGCTTTGCTGGGTGATATCCAACTGGATGATATCATCACCCAAGTGAGTAACATGCGCTTTGCTGGTGGTGCCGCGACGCTGACTGACAAAAATGCAGTGTTTTTTGCCAGTGACGATCCAACGGATATTGGCCGTACGCCTTCCCAAGTTAGCCCCTCATTCCGTGAAATGGAAGAAGGGTTCCATCGTCAAGAAAGTGGTCATCTCTCCTTTCCTTATTTGGGGATTGAGTTTGATGGTTATTACAAACGTGTAAACCTGACCGATGACATGTATTGGACCTTGATGGTGTTTGTCGATAAAGGTACGGCGCTAGCGGATGTGAACGTTGCGGTGACAAATGCTGTGACCACAGGGATTGTTTTGATTGCGATCAGTGTTGGGGCGATCATTCTCATCATCAATCAAATCTACAAACCTTTACTGCGTTTAAAAGCAGCGGTGCTGGATTTAGCACAGGGTAGTGGTGATCTCACCCGTCGGCTTGAGGTGAATGGGAATGATGACTTGGCGCAGATCAGTGCGGGCTTCAACCGATTTTCATCTAACCTACAAGACATGATGTTGCAAATATCCGATGCCACACAAGTGATTTCAAGCAGCATCGAGCAGCTAAGCCATACCGCGAAAGAGAATGAGCAGATGTTGATTACTCACTCTTCGGAAACGGACCAAGTCGTCACTGCCATTACACAGATGAGTGAAAGTGCGCGTACTGTGGCAGAAAGTGTTACCCAGTCGAATCAAATTACGGATGCGGCGAGTAAAGAAGCACAACAATCACTGGTGATTGTAAATAACGCGGTTTCAACCGTGACTTCTTTGGTCAATGATGTGGAAAAAATGTCGGAAAGCATCACGAGCATGAACCGTGATGCGAACAAAATCAGTGAAGTGCTGAGTGTGATTGGCGCGATTTCTGAACAAACCAATCTACTGGCCCTAAATGCGGCGATTGAGGCGGCGCGAGCCGGGGAGCAAGGTCGCGGGTTTGCGGTGGTTGCGGATGAGGTTCGCGCATTAGCAGCGAGAACACAAAATAGTACTACGGAAATTTCCGATATGCTGACCAAGCTACTAGAAGGCACCGACAGCGTTGTAGTGGCAATGGATCGAACAAAACAACAATGCCAAACCACGGCGGATAAAACCTCCGAAGTGTCCGGTAGTTTGAACATGATGAGTTCGTCAGTCAGTGATATTGACGATCTGAGTACGCAAATTGCTGCTGCAACCGAGGAGCAAAGTACGGTGGCGGCTGAACTAAGCCGTAACATGCTGTCGATTCGGGAGATTGTTGAGTCTTTGGTGGTCAGTGGACGCCAAACGGTGGGGGCGACCGAATCGCTTTCTCAATCTAACCATGACCTAGAGCAACTGGTAAGCAAGTTCAAACTGCGTTAATTAGGGTGTTTTATCATGAGTCATGCGTTATCAGATAGCTGGTTGGCTTTGCAAGCCAACCAGCTTCATCCTCGTTTTGAACAGCACTATTGTGCAGTCAAAGCGAAGTTTTTCTCACGTGATCCTGAACTATGGCCGTTATATCGCTCATTAGAGATTCAGCCTCTGCTACATTCACGTCGAGAAACACCAGCGGTTAACCACCACTTATTAAAATTGCTTACCACGCGAGATGAAGTTCCACGTTTTTCACGCTATCAGGGAAAACCGTTTGATGAAGTTGCGTTGTATGCGGCGCAGCATTCGAAGAACTGGGACGATCCAAGATCGGTCGAGAATGTGATTTCAACGCCCTGCGATCCTGCTATTCACGGTGGATTACTGGCAATGATTGCCAACCCCAACTTAGTGTACGGCGAATATTCCGGTATGGCGGCTGAGCTAGAAAAGCTAGTGGTGCGGCAAATTGCCTCGTTGGTGGGGTATTCAACGGAGCAAGCAACGGGCATTTTTACGCAAGGCGGCACTTTCTGTAATTTGTACGGTTATCTTTTGGGGCTGCGTAAAGTAATACCAGAATCGATCTCTAAAGGGATCGCGACACGCACGTTCAAAATGTTTAATTCAGAAGCAGGACATTACTCGAATATGACCAACTTGGCTCTGTTGGGAGTGGATGTTCAATCACAGGTGATCCGAGTTCGTGTGACAGACAATAATGAAATGGATCTGAACGATCTCCATCGACAACTGAGTCAGTGCTTCGAGCAACAACAATTGGTTCCAACGATTATGCTCACATTTGGTACCACAGATACTTTCGCGCTAGATGATGTCAAAGCCGTGTATGATTTGCGTGAATCTCTGTGTCATCAGTATGCCATCTCGCGTCGACCCCATATCCATGTCGATGCGGCAGTCGGGTGGCCCCTGCTTTTTTTCGCTAGTTACGATGTGCAACGCAACCCTTTAGCGATTAATCCCGCAACATTGGCAGCATTCACCGAATGGTTGCCTAAAATTCGCGCGTTACAGTGGGCTGACTCCTTTACTGTCGATTTCCAAAAATGGGGTTATGTCCCTTATACCTCCAGCTTGGTGATGGTGAAAAATAGCCATGACATGCAATCGTTGAAATCGGATCCGAGTTATTTTTCGTATTTTGAAAGCACAAGGCAGCAAGAGACGCATTTGCAGGCAACGATTGAATGCTCGCGTAGTGCGGTGGGGGTTTTTGCCGCGTATTCCGCATTACAAATGATGGGGATTGAAGGCTATCAAGTAATCTTGGCGCACGGTTTACAAAACGCGAGTTATTTACGCGCACAACTGGCAACACTTCCCCACTGTAAACTGATTGCCGAGCAAAACCATGGTCCAAGTGTTGCTTTTCGCCTTTATCCGCCGAATGTTAAATCAGCGCGTGAAGCGTTTGCTTTAGAGATGGATCTCAGCCAGCATCCCGACTATGTTGAAAAATTAGTCACGCACACCTTGTACCACCGGCATCATTTTTTAGAGCGTAAGGGAAAATCACTCAACAGCAACTGGGTAGAGTCATTAACCCGTACGCATTATGATCGTGATGGTCGATGTTTGCATTTACCGGGTGAAAAAGTGGTGCTGATGAATCCGCATACCACGCGCACTCACCTCGATGCCTTTATGAACGACATCAGCCGCCGATGATCACGTTGTTAGAGATTGACTGCGTGGAAATATCGCCAATTGGGGCGGATATGTAACACAATGTAAGTATCTGAAGAACAACTGTAAGAGTTGGTAAAGAGAAGCTGTGCTGGTGTCGCAGTTAGTTATACTGCGGGCTTGGTATTTATTGGGGGACACATTATGACCAGCACCAAGTTTCTCGTTAGGTTTTCCATGGCTTGCATGGCGTTTGTGCCAACGTTAGGTTTTTCTGCCCTGACAGTGATTCCTGAGCCACCACAGTTGGCTGCAAATGGATATGTTTTAATCGATTTTCATACTGGGAAAATTCTGGTCGAACACAATGCTCATCAAAAACTCAATCCTGCCAGCCTAACCAAATTAATGACTTCGTATGTCGCTGGACAAGAGATGAAGCGTGGCAATATTCACGCGGATGACCAAGTGCGGATCAGCAACAATGCCTGGGCAAAAAAATTCCCAGACTCATCAAAGATGTTCATTGAAGTAGGTACTTACGTCAACTTGATGGATCTTTACCGTGGATTAATCGTGCAGTCGGGTAATGATGCTAGTGTCGCGATTGCTGAGCATGTCGCAGGCTCCGAAGGGGCGTTTGTGAGTTTAATGAACTCATGGGCGCTGCAACTGGGGATGAACAATAGCTCGTTTGCGAATCCACATGGGCTAGATAACCCGAATTTGTATAGCACACCCTATGATATAGCTCTGCTCGGACAAGCGATTATTCGTGATTTACCGGAAATCTATACCCTCTATAGTGAACCGTCATTCACTTATAACGGTATTACGCAATATAACCGTAACGGTCTACTGCGTGATGGCAGCATGAATGTGGATGGGATGAAAACGGGTTATACCAGTGGTGCGGGTTACAGTTTGGCCAGTTCAGCAACCAACGGGGAAATGCGCTTAATTTCCGTCGTTATGGGGGCTAAAAGCGTTAAAATTCGTGAGGCAGAAAGCAAGCAGTTACTCAGTTATGGTTTTCGATTCTTTGAGACAGTGAGCCCTCATCAAAAGGATAGCGTGGTTCAAAGTCAGCGGATTTGGTACGGAGACAAAAATGAAGTGGCGTTAGGCAGCAAAGAAACGGTGTACCTGACTCTGCCTCGAAATGATGTCAAAAAACTCAATGCGGTGATTGAGCTAGACAAAACGTTAGAAGCTCCGATTAACAAAGGCGATCTGGTTGGATCCATTATCTACTACATTGATGATGAGAAAGTTGGGGAGGCTCAGTTGGTGGCGCAAGAATCTGTTGAGCAAGGTGGTTTCTTTAAGCGTTTATCTGACTGGTTCAAGTTGCTTTTTGCAGGTTGGTTTTAGGCTGACGATTCCAGTCTATCGATAATTATCTCACTACAAACTGGGAGTTTGATCCCAGTTTGTAGCCTGACGATCAACATACATCGCAAACTCACATCAGTTTGACACGCGCCACAGCAAATTCTGGCATTCTGCTTGCCATTCACAACCACGATGAGGAGGCTGAAATGGAACTGAACCAAGAAGACCGTAATGCACTGTACGATGTTTGGATGACAAAAAAAGCCAAAATGCATATGACCCAGATGGAAATGACCAAACGTCTTGGTGTGAGTCAGGTTGAGTTTTCAGATCTGCTGAGAGGCGATGCGCCGCTTTCCATGTCTTTTGTGAGCCGTTTTTGCCAGCATTTACATGTTGAACCGCACAACGTGTTGCCGACCTTAAAACGCAAAGCACGGGCTGGTGAAAAATTAGTGCATTTACAAAACCGAGTGACAGTGGATGGGGATATCAAGCGGGTATATGTTGAAGGCAATCAAGTCATTATCGAATATACTCACCTCGCCAAATAGTTGCCTTTGTTTCTCGGCGCCCCTCAAGCAATATTTTCTATTCCAGAACCTGAAATTGCAGCCAATAGTGCTGCAATTTCAAGCGGTAAGATCACTTCAACTCGTTTATCGTTCAGCGTAACGGTACAGCAATTCCGTCAATTGCGTTGACCACGCTAGCGCGCTTTCAGGTTGTGCAGCAATCAGCTTTTCAACTTCAGCACAATGGGTTTCTAGATCAACAGTTTGTTCTAGATGGAAAGCAATTGCATAGAAATGCCACATGAGTAAGCGAGTCATGCGCTGAGTATTTTGCATGGCTTGATCTGTTCCTTCAAACAGGCTAGGAAGATCACCAAGGGCAATCGCATGCATTTTTACCATCGCATCAATGTGAGCCATATGGGCTTTTTCTTCGCCTTCAAATTCTTCGTCATCAAAGTGATACAACTCACGCAAAATGTCTTCACTGATCAAACGATGTAAAATGCGTAAGCTGAATTCAGTCAGCTCTTCTTTGTCCATCGCACGAATGCATTGATAGGTGTAGTCTCGCTCCATGGAGTTACTCTTTTCTTAGTCAACAGAATGAAACATTGTAAAGCCTTTTTTAATGAGTGCCAGTCAATCTTATTTGAGTAAGTTGTCGATTACATTCGGCCGTGATGAGTTTCTAGAATCTTATATTTCGAACATATTCATTTTGTCTGCCAATACTATTCTGCATCATGTCAAACCTGAATCATGAATTAATCAACCATTTAAGTGAGGGACTATGAAAAAGACAGCGTGGGTATTAGCGATGGCGGCCAGTATGAGCTTCGGTGTACAGGCTTCCGAATGGGGGTATGAAGGAGAGCACGCTCCGGAGCATTGGGGCAAAGTAGCCCCGCTTTGTGCAGAGGGTAAAAATCAAAGCCCGATTGATGTCGCGCAAAGCGTTGAAGCGGATCTACAGCCTTTCACGCTCAATTATCAAGGGCAAGTGGTTGGGCTGCTCAATAACGGGCACACTTTACAAGCGATAGTTAGTGGTAATAACCCACTGCAGATTGATGGCAAAACGTTTCAGCTTAAGCAGTTTCACTTTCATACCCCTTCTGAAAATTTGCTAAAAGGAAAACAATTCCCACTGGAAGCGCATTTTGTTCATGCCGATGAGCAAGGCAATCTGGCGGTTGTTGCGGTGATGTACCAAGTGGGTTCGGAGAATCCGCTGCTTAAGGCTCTCACGGCGGATATGCCGACCAAAGGGAATACGGCTCAACTCACGCAAGGGCTCCCTTTGGCTGATTGGATCCCGGAATCGAAGCACTACTATCGTTTCAATGGCTCATTGACTACGCCGCCTTGCAGTGAAGGTGTACGTTGGATTGTGTTAAAAGAGCCAGCACATTTGTCGAATCAACAAGAGCAGCAGCTTAGTGCCGTGATGGGACATAATAATCGACCCGTACAACCGCATAATGCTCGTCTTGTCTTGCAAGCCGATTAAATACAAGGCTTAGCAGCCATAAAAAATGGCGTCCAAGAGGACGCCAAAATCTTCGCAGAAATTAAATTCACAGAAGTTAAATTGGGATGAGAAAAGTCTCACAACAGAGATAGTAAGCCGAGGAGTTACTATCTCTTTACTGCCGGATTAAAGATTAAATGCACTATTTGACGAGATGATGTCTGTTTTGCTGCGATTTGATGACGTCCTGAAAATAAATGCATTATCCCCAAACTACTTGGAGTTGTAGGTAGGCGGCAAGTGAGTTCATCCCCATGAGCATAGGCAGCTAGGTGATTGGGGGGAACGAGAGTAGCCAACACCGCTGCAGCTTCAAATAGGAAGGGAATAAAAAGGCGAGCACTCTGGCTCGCCTTTACTAAACAGATTACCGATTAGTCTTGATAACTGTCAATGCTTGGGCATGAACAGACGAGATTACGGTCGCCGTACACGTTATCGACACGGTTCACCGTTGGCCAGTATTTGCTGGCTTTGGTGTGTGCCGATGGGAAGCAGGCGATTTCACGTGAGTATGGACGATCCCAATTCTCTTCGCGCAGATCGGCTTGGGTATGTGGAGCATGCACTAGAGGGTTGCTTGCAAGCGGCCATTCGCCATTTTTCACTTTGTCGATTTCGCCACGAATCGCAATCAATGCATCACAGAAGCGATCCAGCTCCGCCAAATCTTCCGATTCCGTTGGCTCAACCATTAAGGTGCCTGCGACAGGGAATGACATAGTTGGCGCATGGAAGCCATAGTCCATCAAGCGCTTCGCAATATCTTCTTCGCTAATTCCGGTTTCTTCTTTCAGAGGACGGATATCGATGATGCACTCGTGCGCAACTCGACCATTCGCACCACGGTAAAGGATCGGGTAGTGCGGACGCAGACGCTCCATCACATAGTTGGCATTCAAAATCGCGAGCTTGGTGGCTTCAGCCAGACCTTCTGCACCCATCATCGCAATGTAGGCCCAAGAGATCGGCAGAATGGACGCGCTGCCAAGATCGGCTGCGGAAACCGCGAAATCAGAGCCTTCTACGCCACCTTCAATGTGTCCTGGTAGGAAAGGCGCTAGGTGCGATTTCACACCGATAGGTCCCATGCCTGGGCCGCCGCCGCCGTGTGGAATACAGAAGGTTTTGTGCAAGTTCAGGTGTGATACGTCTGAGCCGATAAAGCCCGGCGAGGTCAAGCCCACTTGCGCGTTCATGTTTGCGCCATCAAGGTAAACTTGACCACCTGCTGCATGCACCATTTCACACACTTCACGCACTTGTTGTTCATACACACCATGCGTTGAAGGGTAGGTGATCATGATGCTGGAAAGATTGTCTTGGTGCTTTTCAATCTTGTCTGCAAGGTCAACCATATCAATGTTGCCGTTTTCATCGCATTTCACCACCACGACTTTCATCGACACCATTGCCGCTGTGGCTGGGTTTGTGCCGTGTGCTGAGCTTGGGATGAGGCAAACATTGCGGTGGCCTTCGCCGCGGCTTTGGTGATAACGCTGAATCGCCACTAAACCTGCATATTCACCGGAAGCTCCAGAGTTGGGTTGCAGTGAGAAAGCATCATACCCCGTGATTTCACACAGTTTTTGCTTCAGGTCTTCAGCCAACGCCGCATAACCCGCAGCTTGTGCTTTTGGTACAAACGGATGCAGTGCGCCAAATTCAGGCCAAGTGACAGGGATCATCTCCGCAGTGGCGTTGAGCTTCATAGTACAACTGCCCAGTGGGATCATGCCGTGAGTCAGAGAGAAATCTTTGTTTTCCAGATGCTTCATATAACGAAGCATCTGAGTCTCACTGTGGTGTGTGTTAAACACAGGGTGAGTCAAAAACGCGCTTTGGCGACGGCAACTTTCTGGAATCGCTGCGAGTTCATTGGCAGCAATGCTGTTTGAAAGCGCATGAACATCTTCTTTAATGCCAAAGATGGCAAATAGTGCTTCAACGTCTGCCACTGTCGTGGTTTCATCAAAGCTCACGCCAAGCTGATTAGGTAGCTTACGCAAGTTGATGTCTGCTTGTTGCGCAGCTTGGTACAGAGCATCGGTTTTTGCGCCCGCATTGATCGCCAGCGTATCAAAGAAATGCTGATGCGCCAGTTCGTAACCCGCTTTAGTTAAGCCAGCAGCAAGAATCGCTGTGAGGTGGTGAGTGCGTCGCGCAATGGTACGTAGACCTTGTGGGCCATGGTACACCGCATAAAACGCGGCCATGTTGGCCAACAGCGCTTGCGCGGTACAGATGTTTGAGGTCGCTTTTTCGCGGCGAATGTGCTGCTCACGGGTTTGCATTGCCATACGCAATGCTTGATTGCCTTTCGCATCAATCGAAACGCCGATCACACGTCCCGGCATCGTGCGTTTGTGCGCATCACGTGTTGCCATGAAAGCCGCGTGTGGACCGCCGTAACCCATAGGCACACCAAAGCGCTGTGCTGAACCAATCACCACATCAGCGCCCATTTCACCGGCAGGTTTGAGCAGCACGCTGGCAAGTAAATCGGTCGCCACGGTGACTAAGGTTTTGTTGGCTTGTGCTTTGGCGATGATGTCAGTCAGATCGCGCACTTCACCGGTTGTACCCGGGTATTGCAGCAGTGCGCCAAAAGCTTCTTGTTGAGTGATGTTGTCAATCGAATCGACTTTTACCTCAAAGCCAAGGAATGCTGCGCGAGTTTTCACCACTTCAATGGTTTGTGGATGCACGTCATCGGCCACAAAGAACAGGTTGCTTTTGCTCTTGCCTGCGCGTTGACACAGTGCCATCGCTTCGGCCGCCGCTGTCGCTTCATCCAGTAGTGACGCGTTAGCAATTTCCATCGCGGTTAAATCCATCACCATCTGCTGATAGTTGAGCAGAGATTCAAGACGGCCTTGCGAGATTTCTGGCTGATAAGGGGTGTAAGCGGTGTACCAGCCCGGGTTCTCCATCACGTTACGTAAAATGACGTTGGGCGTGAAGGTGTTGTAGTAACCCTGACCGATGAAAGTACGTTTAAGCTGGTTAAGCTTAGCGAACGATTGGATGGTCGCCAGCATGTCAGCTTCGCTTTGAGCTGGTGCGAGCTGCATTGGCGCTTCTAAACGGATTTGTGTAGGTACGGTTTGGGCGATCAGCGCATCCAAACTTTCCGCATTCACCGTTTTAAGCATGGTGGCTTGTTCTTGTTTATCTGGCCCGTTGTGGCGTGCAACGAACTCATTTTGTGTGCTTAGGCTGTGAAGTAATTCTGTCATTGTCCTTTACCTTCTTTCCATGTGAGCATGCGAACAACCTTGGTGGAATCACCACTCACTTGGCGATCAAACATCACTCATTTGCGGTGAGTGACTTTGAAAAAAAGCCGCCCGAAGGGCAGCTTTTTCATGCATGTGGCGCTTAGTCTTCTTCGATTGAAGCAAGATACTCTTCAGCGTCTTTCAGATCTTTCAACTCATCTGGATCTGACATTTTCACTTTGACGATCCAACCGCCATCGTAAGGCTCTTCATTAATCAGCTCTGGGCTGTTTTGTAGCTCTTCGTTGACTTCAATCACCACGCCAGTCACAGGGGCGTAGATGTCAGAAGCGGCTTTCACCGATTCAACCAGTGAAAAGCTGTCACCCGCATCAATTTCGGCATCGATTTCAGGTAACTCTACAAACACTACGTCACCGAGCATTTCTTGGGCGTGCTCAGAGATGCCGATGGTTACTGTACCGTCACCGTTGTCGCGAACCCATTCATGGCTTTCTGTGAACTTCAGTGTCTTGTCCATTGCGTATTCTCCAAAAAATATCGTACTGATAAAAAGCTATTGATAGAGCGGGAAGCGTTGGCATAGTGCTTTCACTTGTTTACGCACTTGTTGCTCAACTTCTGGGTTGCCTTCTGGGCTGGCCACCAAACCATCCAGAACATCCCCAATCCACTCACCGATGAGTTTGAATTCTTCACGGCCGAAACCTCGGCTGGTTCCGGCAGGCGTACCTAAACGAATGCCCGATGTAATCATAGGCTTCTCTTCGTCAAATGGGATGCCATTTTTGTTACACGTGATCCCTGCACGCTCTAAGGCTTGTTCAACTTGGTTGCCTTTCAAACCTTTAGGTCTAAGATCGACCAACATGAGATGCGTATCCGTTCCGCCAGTCACAATGTCACACCCGCGAGTTTGCAACACTTCAGCCAGCACTTTTGCGTTATCGATCACCGAATCAATATAAGTACGGAATTCAGGACCGAGCGCTTCACCAAATGCCACTGCTTTAGCGGCAATCACGTGCATCAGTGGGCCACCTTGTAAACCAGGGAACACGGCAGAATTGATCTTTTTGTGGATCTCTTCGTGGTTGGTTAAAATCATGCCGCCGCGCGGGCCACGTAGAGTTTTGTGTGTGGTAGTGGTGACGACATGAGCATGCGGCAGCGGGCTTGGATGTGCACCGGTAGCCACCAGACCAGCAATGTGCGCCATATCGACCATTAACAGCGCGCCAACTTCGTC
This genomic window from Vibrio metoecus contains:
- the gcvH gene encoding glycine cleavage system protein GcvH, coding for MDKTLKFTESHEWVRDNGDGTVTIGISEHAQEMLGDVVFVELPEIDAEIDAGDSFSLVESVKAASDIYAPVTGVVIEVNEELQNSPELINEEPYDGGWIVKVKMSDPDELKDLKDAEEYLASIEED
- a CDS encoding serine hydroxymethyltransferase, with the translated sequence MNANLNKAYPNVSLENFFSTPLAATNDAVFAAIQAEYTRQNEQIELIASENIVSKAVMQAQGTCLTNKYAEGYPGRRYYGGCEHVDSVEQIAIERAKMLFQCQYANVQPHSGAQANGAVMLALLQPGDTIMGMSLDAGGHLTHGARPALSGKWFNAVQYGVDRQTLEINYDAVRALALEHKPKMIIAGGSAIPRTIDFAQFRAIADEVGALLMVDMAHIAGLVATGAHPSPLPHAHVVTTTTHKTLRGPRGGMILTNHEEIHKKINSAVFPGLQGGPLMHVIAAKAVAFGEALGPEFRTYIDSVIDNAKVLAEVLQTRGCDIVTGGTDTHLMLVDLRPKGLKGNQVEQALERAGITCNKNGIPFDEEKPMITSGIRLGTPAGTSRGFGREEFKLIGEWIGDVLDGLVASPEGNPEVEQQVRKQVKALCQRFPLYQ